The DNA window GTCCTTGAGGGTGAAGGGGGTTCCTAAGTAGTCCCAATCGATCAGGTCCTTGCTGCGCCAGACGCGCACGGTATTGCCGACGGCCGAAGTTCCGCTGAGACCGATGTTGTAGGGGTCGGTTTCTTCGCGCGGATCCTCGTCGTTGATGGTGGTGCCCGTCAGGTAGAAGAAGTCATCGGGGCCGAGGGTGATGTAGGGATCGCGGATCCAGCCTTCCTTGATGTAGAGCGCGCGGTCGTGGGATCTCAGTCCGGCTTCGATTTCGGCGCGAGGCATCGCAGGTGCGACTGGTGCGACCTTGGCGGTCGGGATCGCAACCGGCGCCATGCCTGCGGTTTCCGGATCACCGGTGATGCCGGCTTTGCGGTGGATCTCCGCGAGCGCTTCGGGCGCCAGCTTACGGACCTTGCGGTCATAGGTGATCAACCCGTTGATCTCGCCCTCGACGTCGGTCGTCTGGGTGTAGATGCCTGCGGCGATGCCCTTGTTCCGGAGGTCGGCGAGCATGGAGATCGAGGTCTTGTAGCGCTCGATCCACTCCTCCTTGTTTTTCGGCAGTCCGCCGTATCCCCAGTTGCGTGCCTTGACGTCCCAAAGGTGCCCCTTCACGGGGAAGCCGTGACCACCGAACTCGCCCACAACCTTCACGAAGTTGTCGAAGCGTCCACCTTCGCCGAGTTCGAAGGGAAAGCCGGGGTGGGGGTACTGGTGGTGGTCGATGATATGGCCGACGGGGAAGAAGTTGCCGCCGGACGCGACATTCACCTGGCGGGTTGGATCGTAGGCGACCGTCCACTTGCCGACGACTTCGGTTCGGTGCTGGCCCCACGCTTCGTTGAAGGGCACCCACTGGACGATGCAAGGGTGGGGTTGGAGGGTGTCGATCATGATGCCCAGCTCCTTCATATACTGGGAGTGATCGGCGTCGGGCCACTTGGCGTCGGAAGGATTGGGCTGAAGCCGGGTCCACTTCGGGCTCACGTGGCCGTCCCGCTGTTTCCCGGTGCCCGAGGACACCTGATCCTGCCACATCATCATCCCGAGCCGATCGCAGTGGTAGTAGTAGCGCCGGGGCTCGACCTTAATGTGCTTGCGGATCGTGTTGAAGCCGGCGGTCTTGAGGAACTCGATGTCGGAGACCATGGCCTCATCCGATGGCGGAGTCAGCAAACCGTCGGGCCACCAACCTTGGTCAAGTGTTCCCCAGTGAAAGATCGGCTTGCCGTTGAGAAGGAAGCGCAAGTGGCCCTTGTCGTCCTTGGCGACGGTCGACTCACGGATGCCGACGTAGGAATGGACGACGTCGTCGCCGAAGCGGAGCTCCACGTCGTAGAGAGTGGGGGAATCCGGCGACCACAGTATGGGATCGGGAATCCTGACACCGGCTTGTTTGGCTGTGCCGGTGGTTGCCGCGATCGCCTTGCCGTCGAGCGAGACCTTGATTTCCACCATCGTGTCGCCGGCGTCGCCTTCCGTGTCAAAAGCGAAACGGATGTTGCCGTCGATGGTGGTCGTCACCTTGTGGCTGACCAGGTGTTTCTCCGGAACCGTTTCCATCCAGACGGTCTGCCAGATGCCGGAAACCGGCGTGTACCAAATGCCGCCGGGCTTGCTCACCTGCTTGCCGTGGAGTTGGAAGGCGGTGTCGGTCGCGTCGGTGACCTTCACGGTCAGCTCGTTCTTGCCGGGCTTTAGGGCATCCGTGATGTCGAAGCTGAATGGCAGGTTGCCGCCGATGTGTTCGCCGACCATCGTGTCGTTGACCCAGACCGTGGAGTGGTAGTCGACGGCTTCGAAGTTCAGGAGCTTGCGCTGTCCATTGGCCAGTTTGTCGGCCTCGAAGGAGCGGCGGTACCAAATCGCGTCCTGCGGTGTGATCCGTTTTCCGACGCCGGAGAGGGATGATTCGATGGCGAAAGGAACGAGGATGTCACCCTGCCACTTGGAGGGTGCTGCGTTCGAATTCTTGGGAGCGACCGCGTATTTCCAAAGGCCGTTGAGATTGGTCCATTGCTTGCGGGCGAATGCCGGGCGCGGGTATTCGGTCCACGCGTCCTCCGGCTTCAGCTTCTCGCCCCACTCGGTCATCATGGCCGAGGTGGCCTTGCCGTTGTTCGGAGCAGCAACCTCGGCAGCAGCCACGGGGGCGCCCTCTTCGACCGTGGCGGTGACGATGGTGCCTCCTGTGAATCGGTTCGGAGCCGGATAGTCGCCTGCGGAAGTCAGGGTGTCCTCGCCGATGCAAAGCGGATCCTTGGGTTGGTGCGGGATGAGTCCGGGCGAACGCATCGTGACCGACTCGCCGCCGTCGACCGCGAGTGTCATCGTTGCCGGGTCGAGTTTGGCGACGATCCTCGTGTTACCCTTGACCGGTTTCTTGCAAGCGAGTCGTGTGACCTTCCCGTCCACGCGCACATCGAAAGCGGGCCGACCTTCGATCAGGTGGAGCGCGATACCGTGCTCCACCCCACCTTGGGAGAGGATGACTCCATGGGGTCTGCCGCCTTTGATTTCGGCAATGATCGAGAGGGGTCGATTGACAATGAGCGAGGTTTCCGGAGCGGCCGTGGCTTCCTTCTTGGGCTTATCGAACGGTTCGGCACCCACCTTGCGCGCCCATGTTTCCCACTCAGCTACCAATTCATTCAGGATTTCGGGCTTCTCCGCCGCGAGATCATGCTGCTCGGACCGGTCGTGAGCGAGGTTGTACAGTTCCCAACGAACTTCTTCAGGCTGACGCTTGCCCCACACGATCTTCCAGTCGCCGCGACGCAGTCCCCGTGCTTGCTGGTGCTCGATTGGAATCGAACGGACGGCGAGAGGTTTGCCCGCCGCCGCACCGAGGATGGACACACCGGAGACCGGTTGGATCTCGGTGCCTTTCCGTTTCTCAGGGTAGGCAGCGCCCGTGGCCTCGCAGATGCTTGGCACGATGTCCATGATGTGCGAAGGCTCGGTGACGAATCCATCCTGCTTCTTCAGACCGTTCGGCCAGTGGACGATCAAAGGCGAAGCGATTCCACCCTCGTGGCAGAAGTGCTTGTACATGTCCAAAGGCGTGTTGCCTAGGTTCGCCCAGGCCGAGCCGTAGGAATGGTGCGTGCCGTCCTGGCCCATTTTCGCGAGGGCGGCCCCGGTGTGGAGGGTGGTAATGCCCCGGCGGGAGTGTTCGTCGAATCCAAAGGGGCCCCACTCGTAGCAGGCTCCGTTGTCGCTGGTGAAGAATATCAGCGTGTTGTCGAGTTCACCGTTCTTCTCGAGGTCCGCGATGATGCGTCCAATCCCTTGGTCGACGTGTTCGACCATCGCCGCAAATGTGGCCATCCGGCGGGCGAGATCCTCGCGTCGGTCGGCGGGGAGAGAGTCCCATGCCGGGTTCGGCTTGCCGGAGAAGCCGTTGGCGATGTCCTCGCGGTCGACCGGGACCTGCGCGCGCGGAGGAAGCTCCGCATCGGCCGACACCAGTCCGAGTTTCTTCTGGCGCTCGAAACGTTCGGAGCGCAGAGCGTCCCAACCGCGGCGGTAGGTGTCGACATGGCGGTCGATGCTCTCCTTCGGGGCCTGGATGGGGAAGTGGGGTGACGAGTGGGCGAGATAGAGCAGCCATGGTTTCTCCTTGTTCTCACCGGTCCGAGCCTGGCGAAGGAACTCGAGGGCGTAGTCGGAGAAGACATCGGTCACGTAGAACTCGTCACCGGGAACCAAGACTTCCGGCTTGGTGCCTTGGGGAAGACGGACGTAGAGATCCGGATCCCATTGGTTCTCGGAGTGCGCCTGGAAATTCTTGTATCCATAGTAGTTCTGGAAACCCCGCTCGATCGGTCCGGGGTCACCCATGTGCCACTTGCCGACCATCCAGGTCGAGTAGCCGGCATCTCCGAGGATTTCGGCAACTGTTGCGGTGTTGGGCAACAGGTGGCCGGTGTAGGCCGGGCTGGAGTTTTTCCGAGGCTCCCGGGTGGTGAACGAACCGATGCCGGCTTCATGCGGATGAAGACCGGTCACGAGGGATGCTCTGGACGGACAGCAACGGGCCGAATTGTAAAACGCGGAGAATTTGGCTCCTCCCGAGGCGAGGCGGTCGAGGTTCGGAGTCGCGATTTCCGATCCGTAGCAAGAGAGGTCGGAGAAGCCGAGGTCGTCGGCGAGGATGACAAGGACGTTCGGCCGATCTGCGGCATCCGCGGTCACGGCCAGCAAGGCCGCCGCGAGTAGGGCAAAGGGTTTCATGATTGGTCTGGGTTGAGGAATGGGTCGCCCATGGGCAGCATGGGCGGCCTGTGTGCCGTTCGGAAGGGTATTTCGGGTCACGGCCCGCTGTTCCCATCCAATGACGCCGATTCGGTCATCGAGCCGGGATCAGTCCGCGGCCGTGATCACGCGGATCTCGTCGATCGACTCGCCGGCATTGAAGATCACCGAAACGGTTTTGCGGTCCGACGAGAGCGTGACGGTGTCGGGCATGGTGCGGATGCCGGCTTCAGGGCCCCGCATCCCCGGATTCTCCTTGGTCAGAGGCAGCGGGGCATTGGTGGTGATTTTGTCGGTCTCGAAAAGCTTGCCGGTCGAAGTGATGATGCCGAGCACCGGCCGGTCGAAGGTGACCGAGCCCTCGAAGCTTTTGAAGACCATGAAGTCGAGGATCCCGACCGGGTTGTAGCGGAGCAGGTAGCTTCGAGCGCGGGTGCCTGCCTTGCTTTCGAGAGTCGACGGGCTGTGGATCGGAGCGCCGGCTTTGCCGCCATGGCTACCGGGTTCGGTGATGTCCACCGGCAGGCGCTCGGGAAGGACGAAGGACCGCTTTTCGGGGATGACGATCACGTGGTTGTCATCCTCGTGGTTGGCCACGGCTTCCGGTGTGTTGGGCGGCGCCGGGATGACTTCTCCTTCGGTTGATTGGATGCCCGAGGCGATCGGCCAGGTGCGGGAGAATGCAGACGGTTCGAAGGCGAGATCGCTCAGGCCGGCGCCTCGGGTTGCCCGGACCGCTCCTCCTTCGAGCAGGTTGCGTTGGTCCTTGCCGGAAGACACGGTCACTTCGCCGTCGAGGACCATGAAGTCCGCCGAGCCGTCGGGTGATGCGGACACCCCGAAAGAGGTTCCGAGGTCGGTAAGGGTCGCGGACTTCGTGTCCACCCGGAAGCCGTGCGCGGTCTCTGGGCACCACGCGTTCAGGTTGCCGGACTTGAGCCCGATTTCCATCGGCGAGCGGACCGTGAATTCCGCGGGGCCTTCGACGGCGACGACGGCACCGTTCCCGAAGTCGAGGCGCATCATGCGGCCGACTTCCAACTCGATCTTCTGGCCGGCCTTGATGATCTCCGATCTCGCGAGCTCATCGCTGGTGCCGGGCAGGTGGACGGCGACCGCGACGCTTTCCACGGGTTTCCGGTTGAGTAGGACAAGGGGGACGGTCGCGAGTGCGACACAGGCTGCCAGTGCGAGCACCGCCTGCTTGCGGAAGCGGTCTCGCCGGATCTTGCGGGTGATCCGTTCCGGGAAGCGGGCGACCGGCTCGTCGCCCACGGCCCGCAGGTGGTTCGAGACGGCGTGGGAGAATCGCTCGTCGCTGAACTCAGGATTGGTCCGGCTCAATGCGCCGGACACCACCAATTGCTCCTGTAGCTTGGCCCGGAGTTCCGGATCTTCGCTGACGAGTTCGGTGAGTCGGGCGCGACCGGCCTCATCAAGCGAGCCGTCCAGCAGTTCGCAGCACAGGTCCTCGAAAGTCGGTTCCGTGGGATTCGTTTCCATGGCTTCAGGTGGCGTCGTGGACCTTGTGGGCGTGGAGGCAGGTGGCGAGAGCCTGTCTTGCGTTGAATAGCACCTTGCGCACCGCGACCGAACTCATTTCAAGCTCCTCGCCGATCTCGGTGGCGTTGCGATCTTTGAAGTATCGGGCATCGACCACTTTGCGGGCGCGGTCGGTCAATTTCTCGAGGCAGGCGCGCAGGGCCGTGTGGCGAAGGTCGGCATCCTGAAGGGAGCCGGGAGCAACTTCGGTCGGGGTCGAGTCGATCAGCAGGGTGGTCAGATTCTCATCGAGAAGCCGTTGGCGCCTCCCGGATTTGTTGAGCTCGTTCATGACGAGATTGCGAGCGATCCTCCGAAGCCAGGGGCCGGCGTTGGCCGGATCATCGAGCTCATCCCATTTCCGGTAGGCGATAAGGAATGCCTCCTGGGCGATGTCATCCACCCACGCGCTGCTGACGCCCAGCGAGCGGATGAAATAGCGCAGGCTGGAGTGGTGCTCATGCACGGTCCGGTCGACCTCCTGAAGTTTGACCTTGGTGGATTTCATGGGTTCCTCTGCCAGAGGGATGTTGTCGGACAACCCGGTGTTCCGGGGAAAGTGCGAATTTCCAGCGGGTTTGGCGGGCACGCTGGACCGTCCGCCTCGCTCTGCCATGCCTTGCCAAGTCCGCGGACCTCGCTTTTCATTGTCATGTCGATGGACGAGTCGTTCCGCTCCCAAGATCCGAATGCCGGGCACCCCGGTATCCGCAAGGCATTCAGCACCCTCTTGGCAGGTGTCGCATCGGTCGTGCCCGTGCTTGCGACCGTCTGGCTTCTCGTCCTCGTCTACAAGATCCTCGGGGATCTGGGGAACAGCATCATCGCCGGGGTTTTCCGGTTCCTGAACTGGCTCCGCGGGGTCCATCCCGAGGCTCCCGGGGCATGGTCATTCGAGTTCCCGGGGTCGAACTTGGTGCTCGCCCTGCTGCCGGTACTCATTCTTTTTGCGGTCGGCTTCGCGGTGACCAATGCCCTCGGCCGGCATCTGCTGCACTGGATTGAAAGCAAGATCCAGAAGCTGCCCCTGCTCGGATTCGTCTACTCGTCGATCAAGCAACTTGTCGACGCGCTCAAGAGCTTGGGTTCGGAGCGAAAATTCAAGGGAGTCGCCTACGTCGAATACCCGTCACCCGGTTGCCGCCTCCTCGGGTTCGTGACGGGGAATTTCCACGACGAACAAATGGGCAAGGACGTGACGGCGGTCTTTCTGCCGACAGCCCCGAATCCGCTCACCGGTTTCGTGGTGATCGTCGAAGACGAGCGGGTGCACAACAGCAACATGTCGCTCGAGGAGGCGAGCAAGCTGATCCTTTCCGCAGGGTTGGTGTCGCCGGCGGTGGAGAAGACCGCCGCGGAGAAGCAGCCCAAAAAGGAACCCGAGCCTGCGACCGCGCCCTGATCGGTCCCGTGCCGGTCAGCAGACCGGGCACTGGTTGATCTGCTGGAAGAAGTCGTTGCCTTTGTCGTCAACGAGGATGAATGCCGGGAAGTTCTCCACCCGGATCTTCCACACCGCCTCCATCCCGAGTTCGGGATACTCCAGAACTTCCAGTGACTTGATGTGGTTCGTCGCGAGCAGCGCCGCGGGACCACCGGCCGATCCGAGATAGAAACCGCCGTGTTTTTTGCAGGCGTCGGTGACCTGCTGCGAACGGTTGCCTTTGGCCAGCATGACCATCGATCCGCCATGGCCTTGGAAGAGATCCACGTAGCCATCCATGCGACCTGCTGTCGTAGGCCCGAAGGAGCCGGAAGCGTAACCCTCCGGAGTCTTTGCCGGTCCGGCGTAGTAGACGGGATGCTGCTTGAAATACTCGGGCAGGTCGCCTTCCGCCTCAAGTTTCTCCTTCAGCTTCGCATGGGCGATGTCGCGCGCGACAATGATGGTCCCGCTCAGCGAAACTGCGGTGGTGACCGGATACTTGGTCAGGGTTTCTAGCGTCTTCTCCATCCCTTGATCGAGGTCGATCTCGACTCCGTGGAACTTCCAGTCGCGATACGATTCGGGGATGTACTGACCGGGATTCTTCTCCAGCTTCTCGAGGAAGATCCCGTCCTTGGTGATCTTCGCCTTGGCTTGCCGGTCGGCGGAGCAGGAAACCCCGATACCCACCGGGCAGGACGCGCCGTGGCGGGGCAGGCGGACCACCCGCACGTCGAGGGCGAAGTACTTCCCGCCGAACTGGGCGCCGATTCCGATCTCGCGGGCCGCGGCCAGCAGCTCCTTCTCAAGCTCGAGGTCACGGAAGGCGCGTCCGTGTTCGTTGCCCGAGGTCGGCAACTCGTCGTAGTAGCGTGTGGAAGCCATCTTGACGGTCTTCAGGCAGGTCTCGGCCGAGGTCCCGCCAATCACGAAAGCGAGGTGGTAGGGCGGGCAGGCGGCGGTTCCCAATGACCGCATCTTCTCGATGGCGAACTCGCGCAGCCGCTTCGGATTCAAAAGCGCCTTGGTCTCCTGGTAGAGAAAGGTCTTGTTCGCCGATCCGCCACCCTTGGAGACGAAAAGGAATTTGTAGGCCTCGCCCTCGTCGGCGTAGAGGTCGATCTGGGCCGGCAGGTTGGTCCGCGTGTTCGTCTCCTCGAACATCGTCAGAGGTGCGGTCTGCGAGTAGCGGAGATTTTCTTCGGTGTAGGTCTTGTGAACGCCCCTCGAGAGCCACTCGGCGTCGTTGCAGCCTGTCCAGACGTGTTGGCCCTTCTTGCCGATGATGGTGGCGGTGCCGGTGTCCTGGCAATTGGGGAGGATCCCGTGAGCCGCGATTTCCGCATTCTTCAGCAGCATCGCTGCGACCATCCGGTCGTTGTCGGTCGCGTCGGGGTCGTCGAGGATCGCCGCGACCTGCTTCAGGTGGCCCGGGCGCAGGGTGAAGTTGATCGCCTTGAATGCCTGGTTCGCAAGGAATGCGAGTCCCTCGGGTTCGACTTTCAGGACCGTCTTGCCGTCGAAATCGGCAGTGGAGACGAAATCGGAGCTGATCTGCTCATACTCTGTCGGATCAGAGGAGAGAGGGAAGGGATCCTGGTAGTGGAACGGCCGCTCGGACATGGGGGCACCCTAGAGGAAGCGTCGACCACGTCCAGCGGATCGGAGAATATGCCGGGATCTTGATAAAGACGGAGGCGAACCCACAAAAAACCCGCCGTCCCGGAGGGGAGGGCGGGTGAAATAAGCGGGAATGACCTCAGCGTCGGCGACGCATCACGAGACCGAGTCCGAACAAGGTGAGCAATGCGGTCGAGGGTTCGGGAATGGTGGTGATGCCGACCGTGATCCACATCCGGTCCTGCTCTCCGCCTTGGGCCTCCGCGTAGAAGTAATTGTAGCCGCCGTTGTCACTCCAGGTTCCGGCGTTGATCTCGGCGAGATAGGACTCGGCGAGCAGAATCGCCGCGTCGGCGGTGCCGTCATAGCCGGTCCCGTAGTCGATCACCGACAGGGCTCCGGGGAAGATCCCTCCGTCGTCCAGCGAGTAGAACCCCGCTCCGAAAGCGTCGTCTTCGATGATCTCCCAAGCAGCGAGTTGAATGGCGGCACCGATGACGGCGGCGTCATCATAGTCCGAAGCGGTGGTGATCAGGAAGTCGGCGAGGGTGTTGGAGAACAGGATCCGGAGGTCGCCTTCCTGCGAGGCCGAGAGCGATCCGAAACCGGCGCTGACGTCGTAGGTGGAGGTGCCCGTCGGGCCGACGAACATCTCGGTGCAAAGGTCGAAAACCGGAACCTCGGTCCCGTTGCCCGTGGTCACCATCGTTCGCTTGAGGCTGACCGGATTGACGGAATATGGATTCGGGCCGGAGCCGGTGCCGTTGTTGAAATTGACGGTGGCTGGATCGCCGAGGCCGTCCTTCACGACATAATCCTGAAGGATCCGGTAACTGAACGGATCGTAGGGTGCGGTGTCGTCGAGCGTGAAGGTCTGCCCGAGGGCGGCCGGCGCATACAGCGCTGCGAGCACGCCGGAAAGGAAGGCGATTTTGGGGAACATCAGGTGGGTGGGGTGAAGGTTGGGGGAGCGCTTTGCCAGAGCGGACGAACACCTTTTAGTGACTAAATCCTTGAAAAACAAGGATTTCTTCAGCGCCCCTCGTCGGCATCGATGTAGTCCATGAAGGTCACGATGTCTTCACGGTTCTCGAAGCCGGACTCCGCTTTCCGGGCCTTCAGGCGCTCCGCGAGGTCGTCGCGGAACCCGCGGGTCCTCATATAGGCACTCCACCAAGCGAAATCGTGCTCCGGGCGGTCGATTCCAGCCTCTCGCGCCCACGCGAGGGCCTCGGCGTCTGTGGCTCCCTCGCGGACCCGCTTGGCCAGATCCTCGTAGTCGATTCCGAAGAATTGGCAGGTCCAGAGGTCCATGCCCCGGCCGAGATTGGCGTGGTAGTCCGGGGCGAGCCGGCCCTCGGCATGTTGGCGGATCTTGTCGCACATGCGGGGGAAATACACGACGCCGTCGGTTTCGTCGTAGGGGCTGCGGGGGAATGAGTCGCTCATGCCCGGACTCTGGAACCGGGAGCCGCGAAGGCTCAATCTGGAAATCCCGGCTTGCGGTTCGCCACTTGCGGGTCGGCCCGCTGCCGCGATGGTCCGGCGTGACGGAGAAGTTGTGCCGGAACTGCGGACGGAGGATCGAGTGGCGATCGCGATGGGCCGATTGTTGGGACGAGGTCCGCTATTGCTCCGAAGCGTGCCGACGGAACAAACCCGGGCCGGTGGATCGTGAACTCGAACGGCAAATCCTGGATTTGCTCGACCGGCGCTCCGGCAACGCGACCATCTGTCCCAGCGAGGTGGCCCGCTTTAGATTTCCGGACGATTGGCGGAGCCGGATGGAGCAGGTCCGCCGTGCCGCGCGGCGTCTGATGGTGGCGGGGGAGGTCGAGATCGTCCAAAAGGGCAGGGTGGTCGACCCGTCGACGGCGAAGGGGCCGATCCGGATTCGGAAATGCCAAGCCTGAGCGATTGGTCCCTTTCCATCCGACCGGGGGTGAACTAAGGTCCGCGCTATGAGTGGGGGAATAAGAATCGCATGGGGCGTCGTGGTGTTCGGCTTGGCCGGATGTTCGACCGATCCGGGTATCGTAAATGCGGGAGGTCGTGAACTGGTGCCGGTGTCGACCGCAGGCATGCACTCGGTGACCCCGCCGAGCCAGCCGCGCCTGCCGATGGGCACCGTGTTCAAGGGTGAGTCGAAGTTTCGCGCACTGGTTGCCAAGGCCGAGCGGGAGAATTGGCGGGGTCTTCCACTGGGGCAGCGGACGGTCCGGGTGGCGCGTGCGATGGTCGGGACTCCCTACGTGAATTACACGCTGGAGGTCGATGACCGCATCGAGAGCCCTGTCGTCAACTTTGTGGGAATGGATTGCTGGACGTACTACGAGAACGCGTTGGCTTTCGCCCGAATGCTTCGCTACAAGCCGGGACCCTACCAGTCGCAGGACATGCTCCATATGATCGAACTGGAGCGTTACCGGGGCGGCCGCTGCACCGGGAATTACCTCAGCCGGATGCACCACCTTGAGGAGGTGTTCTACGACAACCAGCGGCGTGGCTACGCCACCAATGTCACGCCCAGCCTGCCCGGTGCGGTTCGGCTTCGTCGTGAGATTCGTGAGATGACGGTGCAGTGGAAGAGCTACCGCTACCTTCGCAACAATCCCGGTCTGCTTCCGGAGATGGGGCGTATCGAAGCAAGGGTCTCGAAGCTTCCCGTCTACCATGTTCCGACGAGGAAGGTTCGCAGCATCGAGCACCTCCTGCAGGACGGGGACGTCTGCGCGATCACGACGAACTGGAAGTATGGTTACACCTCGCACGTCGGGCTGATTGTGAAGCTCAAGGGCCGGGCGTATTTCACCCATGCCACCTCGGATCGCGACAAGGGGAGGATGACGATCATCGACCGTCCGATCACCGACTACCTGAATGGCTCTTCGAAACATGCGGGGATCGCGGTGCTTCGTCCCAAGGATCTTCCTCCGTCGCCGATGTGGAAACGGAACGTGGCCGGAAACTGAGGTCCAACATTCCTCTTGCCCAAGCCGGATGAACATGGTTTGTTCCTGTGAACACTGTTCATCAAGTCATGGCTGAAAACCTTACCAAGCGGCAGGAGGAGATTCTCGAATACCTGAAGGGTTACCAGCGGGAGCTCGGGGTGATGCCCTCCACCCGCGAAATCCAGCACCACTTCGGCTTCGCCAGCCAGACGGCGGCGATGAGTCATCTACGAGCTCTTGAGCGCAAAGGCGCGATCCAACGACTGCCAAACAAGGCCCGGGCGGTCGTATTCCCGGAAGACCTCGACCGCGAGGCGATCGTCGATATTCCGATCTACGGCGACATTGCCGCGGGGATGGCTCAGGACGCGCCGCCCGAGCGGGAAGGATGCGTGTCGATCGACATCGCATCACTTGGCATCCGGCCAAATGCCCGGACCTTCGCGCTTCGCGTCCGAGGAGACTCGATGATCGACGCCCACATCTGTGATGGTGACACGGTGATCCTAGAGTTCAGGGAGCCGCGGAAGGGGGACGTCGTCGCCGCACTGATCGATGGTGAGACCACCCTCAAGCGCTACGTGATCAAGGACCGCAGGCCGTATTTGCATGCCGAGAACCCGGATTACCCGGATTTGATTCCGGCGCGGGAACTGGTGATCCAGGGGGTCATGATCGGACTGCTCCGGAATCGGGCGGCCTGAAGCCGGTTTTGGAGGAAAAAGCCGGGGCTTTTGTGGCGGCGGTTTTCTGGGGTTTGTAGTTCCCCCTTCAGGGGGGCTCGCAAGGGTGCCGAATCCAGATTTCCACATTACCAAGCTACCAAGCCGCTAGGGTGTTGAATCGCCTTCGCCTTGTAAGCAAGCTCCGTTGCCCCCCCTGAAGGGGGAACTACCAACATCTGAATCCAAGCCGCTCAGTCGCGTTCGAGCGTGTTGCCGACGGTAGTCCAACCGCTGGCCGGCTTTACCGGCCAGCCGGGATCCTTGGGTGTCCAGACGTGACCGTTGAGCGACGGTCCCAGCCACGCAGCCCACCAGCTGAACGAGCTGTTGGCGACGATCGCGTGTTTGCAGGCGGTCATCAGCCGGAAGTCGACCAGTTCGTCATTGGCTTCCTCGTGGAAGCGGACGGTTCTGCCACCGAAGTCCAGTTGCTTCCGGGCCCACGCGATGTCATCGCCGAAGACTTCGAAGCACGGAGAGTCCAAGGCTTCGGAAGCGAGTTCGATACTGCGCTTGTAGTAATCGGCTCCGAGTCGGGGTGAGTAGCGGTTCCTCCGGACGTGGACGAAGACCGCGTTGCGGTCTCGCATCCGCTGCTCGAGTTCAAGGTCGCCCTGTTTTTCGAGTGCGGGTGGCTGGAGCTCCTCCCGGATCTTCCCGGTGGCATCGCGGAAGTAGGCTTCGTTTTGCCAGTATCCGTTGAGGTAAACGGTGTCGCGGACCGGGTCGAAATCGAGCAGTTGGAGCGATCCTTCCTTTTCCGGCAGGTAAGCCTTCCATTTCAACGGCAGCACCTTGTTCAGCGAGCGCTTCGATTTGTGGCGAAATCCTTTCGGATCGCCCAGACGCAACGCGGCCGGAGCGGGACGGGCCTCGATCGGAAAGTGCTTCAGGCGGAAAGATCGGCCATAGCCGTCGCGGACAAAGCCGGACGCATCATCGATAAACAACTCCCGTCCGCTCCGGAGCGCGAAGGCTCTCGCTGCGGCGTAGCCGAAGAGCTGGTTGCCGAGCCCCCCTTTGATGATCGCGACCGCTTTCCGACTCATGGCTGATAGCGCTTCA is part of the Haloferula helveola genome and encodes:
- a CDS encoding N-acetylmuramoyl-L-alanine amidase-like domain-containing protein — its product is MSGGIRIAWGVVVFGLAGCSTDPGIVNAGGRELVPVSTAGMHSVTPPSQPRLPMGTVFKGESKFRALVAKAERENWRGLPLGQRTVRVARAMVGTPYVNYTLEVDDRIESPVVNFVGMDCWTYYENALAFARMLRYKPGPYQSQDMLHMIELERYRGGRCTGNYLSRMHHLEEVFYDNQRRGYATNVTPSLPGAVRLRREIREMTVQWKSYRYLRNNPGLLPEMGRIEARVSKLPVYHVPTRKVRSIEHLLQDGDVCAITTNWKYGYTSHVGLIVKLKGRAYFTHATSDRDKGRMTIIDRPITDYLNGSSKHAGIAVLRPKDLPPSPMWKRNVAGN
- a CDS encoding DUF3253 domain-containing protein, with product MTEKLCRNCGRRIEWRSRWADCWDEVRYCSEACRRNKPGPVDRELERQILDLLDRRSGNATICPSEVARFRFPDDWRSRMEQVRRAARRLMVAGEVEIVQKGRVVDPSTAKGPIRIRKCQA
- a CDS encoding fumarate hydratase, with amino-acid sequence MSERPFHYQDPFPLSSDPTEYEQISSDFVSTADFDGKTVLKVEPEGLAFLANQAFKAINFTLRPGHLKQVAAILDDPDATDNDRMVAAMLLKNAEIAAHGILPNCQDTGTATIIGKKGQHVWTGCNDAEWLSRGVHKTYTEENLRYSQTAPLTMFEETNTRTNLPAQIDLYADEGEAYKFLFVSKGGGSANKTFLYQETKALLNPKRLREFAIEKMRSLGTAACPPYHLAFVIGGTSAETCLKTVKMASTRYYDELPTSGNEHGRAFRDLELEKELLAAAREIGIGAQFGGKYFALDVRVVRLPRHGASCPVGIGVSCSADRQAKAKITKDGIFLEKLEKNPGQYIPESYRDWKFHGVEIDLDQGMEKTLETLTKYPVTTAVSLSGTIIVARDIAHAKLKEKLEAEGDLPEYFKQHPVYYAGPAKTPEGYASGSFGPTTAGRMDGYVDLFQGHGGSMVMLAKGNRSQQVTDACKKHGGFYLGSAGGPAALLATNHIKSLEVLEYPELGMEAVWKIRVENFPAFILVDDKGNDFFQQINQCPVC
- the lexA gene encoding transcriptional repressor LexA — protein: MAENLTKRQEEILEYLKGYQRELGVMPSTREIQHHFGFASQTAAMSHLRALERKGAIQRLPNKARAVVFPEDLDREAIVDIPIYGDIAAGMAQDAPPEREGCVSIDIASLGIRPNARTFALRVRGDSMIDAHICDGDTVILEFREPRKGDVVAALIDGETTLKRYVIKDRRPYLHAENPDYPDLIPARELVIQGVMIGLLRNRAA
- a CDS encoding DUF5069 domain-containing protein produces the protein MSDSFPRSPYDETDGVVYFPRMCDKIRQHAEGRLAPDYHANLGRGMDLWTCQFFGIDYEDLAKRVREGATDAEALAWAREAGIDRPEHDFAWWSAYMRTRGFRDDLAERLKARKAESGFENREDIVTFMDYIDADEGR
- a CDS encoding alpha-1,2-fucosyltransferase, with the protein product MSRKAVAIIKGGLGNQLFGYAAARAFALRSGRELFIDDASGFVRDGYGRSFRLKHFPIEARPAPAALRLGDPKGFRHKSKRSLNKVLPLKWKAYLPEKEGSLQLLDFDPVRDTVYLNGYWQNEAYFRDATGKIREELQPPALEKQGDLELEQRMRDRNAVFVHVRRNRYSPRLGADYYKRSIELASEALDSPCFEVFGDDIAWARKQLDFGGRTVRFHEEANDELVDFRLMTACKHAIVANSSFSWWAAWLGPSLNGHVWTPKDPGWPVKPASGWTTVGNTLERD
- a CDS encoding PEP-CTERM sorting domain-containing protein, whose protein sequence is MFPKIAFLSGVLAALYAPAALGQTFTLDDTAPYDPFSYRILQDYVVKDGLGDPATVNFNNGTGSGPNPYSVNPVSLKRTMVTTGNGTEVPVFDLCTEMFVGPTGTSTYDVSAGFGSLSASQEGDLRILFSNTLADFLITTASDYDDAAVIGAAIQLAAWEIIEDDAFGAGFYSLDDGGIFPGALSVIDYGTGYDGTADAAILLAESYLAEINAGTWSDNGGYNYFYAEAQGGEQDRMWITVGITTIPEPSTALLTLFGLGLVMRRRR